From Solea senegalensis isolate Sse05_10M linkage group LG7, IFAPA_SoseM_1, whole genome shotgun sequence, a single genomic window includes:
- the LOC122772690 gene encoding chymotrypsin B-like — protein sequence MAFLWIVSCLAFISATYGCGVPAITPQVTGYARIVNGEEAVPHSWPWQVSLQQSSGFHFCGGSLISENWVVTAAHCNVRTYHRVVAGEHNKGYGSNENVQVLKPAKVITHPRWNPSTINNDIALIKLSTPARLGSSVSPVCLAESSDVFAAGTNCVTSGWGLMRYNAPSTPNNLQQAALPLLSNDQCKRHWGSNISDVMICAGGAGATSCMGDSGGPLVCEKDNAWTLVGIVSWGSSRCSTSTPAVYARVTELRSWVDQTLAAN from the exons GCTGTGGAGTTCCTGCCATCACCCCTCAGGTGACCGGCTACGCCCGCATCGTTAACGGTGAGGAGGCGGTGCCTCACTCCTGGCCCTGGCAGGTGTCTCTGCAg CAATCCAGCGGCTTCCACTTCTGTGGTGGTTCTCTGATCAGTGAGAACTGGGTGGTGACTGCTGCTCACTGTAACGTGAG GACGTACCACCGCGTCGTTGCTGGAGAACACAACAAAGGCTATGGTTCCAACGAGAATGTTCAGGTGCTCAAACCAGCCAAG GTTATCACTCATCCCAGGTGGAACCCCAGCACCATCAACAATGACATCGCCCTCATTAAGCTGTCCACTCCCGCTCGCCTGGGCTCCAGCGTGTCTCCCGTCTGTCTCGCCGAGTCCTCCGATGTCTTCGCCGCCGGCACCAACTGCGTGACCTCTGGTTGGGGTCTGATGCGCTACAACG CTCCCAGCACTCCCAACAACCTCCAGCAGGCGGCGCTGCCTCTTCTGTCCAACGATCAGTGTAAGAGACACTGGGGCAGCAACATCTCTGACGTCATGATCTGTGCCGGAGGAGCCGGAGCCACATCCTGCATG gGCGACTCTGGCGGTCCCCTTGTGTGTGAGAAGGACAACGCCTGGACTCTGGTCGGTATCGTGTCCTGGGGAAGCAGCCGCTGCTCCACCTCCACGCCCGCCGTCTACGCCCGCGTCACTGAGCTCCGCAGCTGGGTCGACCAGACTCTCGCCGCCAACTGA
- the LOC122772691 gene encoding chymotrypsin A-like, producing MALLFIVSCLAFISAAYGCGSPAIRPVVTGYSRIVNGEEAVPHSWPWQVSLQDYTGFHFCGGSLISENWVVTAAHCNIRTSHRVILGEHDRSSNSEDVQVMKVGRVFKHPRYNGYTINNDITLIKLASPAQLNMRVSPVCLAESGDNFPGDMKCVTSGWGLTRYNAPDTPALLQQASLPLLENSKCRQFWGNKISDLMICAGASGASSCMGDSGGPLVCEKAGAWTLVGIVSWGSGTCTPSMPGVYARVTELRAWADQTIAAN from the exons ATGGCTCTTCTCTTCATCGTCTCCTGCCTCGCCTTCATCAGCGCCGCCTATG GCTGCGGCTCTCCCGCCATCCGTCCAGTGGTGACGGGTTATTCTCGCATCGTGAACGGCGAGGAGGCGGTGCCTCACTCCTGGCCCTGGCAGGTGTCCctccag GACTACACTGGCTTCCACTTCTGTGGTGGTTCTCTGATCAGTGAGAACTGGGTGGTGACGGCTGCTCACTGTAACATCAG gacgTCCCACCGCGTCATCCTCGGAGAACATGACCGCTCCTCTAACAGTGAGGACGTGCAGGTCATGAAGGTCGGCAGG GTGTTCAAACACCCCCGCTACAACGGCTACACCATCAACAACGACATAACCCTCATTAAGCTGGCGAGCCCCGCCCAGCTGAACATGCGCGTGTCCCCCGTGTGTCTCGCTGAGTCTGGAGACAACTTCCCCGGAGACATGAAGTGTGTGACCAGCGGCTGGGGACTGACCCGCTACAacg CTCCTGACACCCCCGCCCTCCTGCAGCaagcctctctccctctgcttgaAAACTCTAAGTGTCGTCAGTTCTGGGGAAACAAGATCAGTGACCTGATGATCTGTGCCGGTGCCTCTGGCGCCTCCTCCTGCATG GGTGACTCTGGTGGTCCTCTGGTCTGTGAGAAGGCCGGTGCCTGGACTCTGGTTGGTATTGTGTCATGGGGCAGTGGAACCTGTACTCCGTCCATGCCTGGCGTGTACGCCCGCGTCACAGAGCTGCGCGCCTGGGCCGACCAGACTATCGCTGCCAACTAA